The DNA window GTCGTCGTCGACGGTACACTTCTGGACGACCTGGCACTTCAGACCGCGTTCCTGCCGGATACGCAGGCGGGCGAATCGATCACCCCAGTACTCCAAACCACCTCGGCCCCGGTACTGATCGCCGCCCGACCGGCTTTCTGGTCGGCCCTGCCGCTGCTGTTTGTCGTGCTGCTGCTCCCCAAACTCCGTCGCATCCTCGCCTGATCCGTCGAGACGGTCGCGACTCCGGTAAAGCTCCGACTGCACGACGTCGAGTTGTCGTTTCCTCGCTGCAGAAAGTACGTCACCGTGCCCTCGGCGGATTCACTTTCCTATGCAGAATCGCGAGAAAACCTCGTCCAGGATTTCATCGGGCGTGACCTGCCCCAGCACCCTGCCGGTCTGAGCAAGCACTTCCCACAGTTCCGCCGCCACGAGTTCGACCGCCCCACCGGCCTCGACCAGATCTCTCACCTGCACAAGGGCCTGATCGGCAGCCAGGATCGCCGCTTCGTGCCGGGCGTTGAGGGTGAGCGTAGCAGCCTCATCGCGGCCGAAGGCCTGCTCGTCCAGCCGCCGGCGCAGCGCGTCCATCCCCTGACCGGTCAGTGCGCTGACGGCCACCGTCGGGATCGGGCCTGGCGGACTGGCCAGGCGCTGGCTCGCATCGGCCGCAACGGCCGGCACCGTGTCGCACTTGGTGCGGACGACCAGATCCGCCACCCGCCCGGCGTCCACCGGCAGAGCGGCGTCATCAACGGGAACCACCAGGATCACTCGATCGGCACGGGCAATCTCGTCCAGGGCACGCCGCGTCATCTGCGACTTGATGTCGTCCCCTACGACGGTAAGCCCCTCTTCCAACCCCGCCACATCAACCACCCGGACATAACCCCGCTCCAGGGCAATGCGTGCGGTTAGCGCATCGCGGGTGGTGCCGGCCGTCGCAGACGCCACGGCACGCTCGTAACCGGCCAGCGCATTGAGGAGCGTGCTTTTGCCGGCGTTGGGCCGGCCGACGAGTATGAGTGTCGGTTCGTATCCGAGGGGTTTGAAACGAGCGCTGTCAGACAGCAGGCTCGACAGCATGTTCCGGCACTGGTCGATACGCGACAAGAGGTCGTCAATCGGGAGGAACGTCACGTCTTCGTCGCTGAAGTCGATGCCGACTTCGACCAGCGCGAGGGTCGCCAGGATCAGGTCGGCGGGTTCCCTGATGCGCCGGGCCAGTTCACCCGCCATCAACCGCCGGCCGGCCTGCTCCTGCTGTTCGGACTGGGCGGCGACGACCGCGGCGACGCCTTCGGCCTGGGTGAGGTCCATGCGCCCGTTGAAGTAGGCGCGTGCGGTGAACTCGCCGGGCTCTGCGGCACGGATCTGCAGGTCGTGTCGTCCGCGCAGGTGCGACACGAACATCTCGACCAGGACCGGATTGCCGGGGAGGTGGTACTCGACCAGGTCTTCGCCGCTGTAGCTAGCCGGCGAACGGAACACGTAAACCCAAGCCGGGCAGAAGACGCCGGAGAACGCGAGGTGTGAAGGGAACGCCGAGCCCCCGTCGGCCGGAACCGGATCACGAACCAGATCCGCAAGGAGAGTCAGCGCCGCCGGCCCGCTGGTACGAACGATCATCCGCGCCGCCGACCCGACGGCACTGCTGACGGCGACGATCGTCTCGTCGGAGTTCATCTGGGAAAACCAGTCAGCAGGCGGCAGGCAGAAAAGATTGAAGTCAGAAGTCTAAAAGACTTTGAAGTTGCCAATACAGGCCGATCGGCATAGCGGTTCCACTGCCTACTGCCTACTGCCTACTGCCTACTGCCTACTGCCTACTGCCTACTGCCTACTGCCTACTGCCTACTGCCTACTGCCTACTGCCTACTGCTTCTTCCCCTTCTTCTGCTGCTTTTCCTGATCCTTCTGGATCTCTTCGACACGGGATTGAAGCTTCTGGAAGAAACCGGCGATTCCGGTCTTGGGGGCGGCGGGCTCTTCGGGCTTGCCGTCGGCCCGGCGGGCGGCGCGGGTGGGCTTGGCATCGACCACCACAGGCGCTAACAGCTTCTCGGCTTCTTCCTTCTGCTTGATGTGATCGCGGATGATCTTGCTCTCCACCATGCCCACGAATGTGCTCGTGAGAATGTAGAGGTTCAACCCGCTCGGCCCGTTGTACAG is part of the Humisphaera borealis genome and encodes:
- a CDS encoding tRNA modification GTPase; translated protein: MNSDETIVAVSSAVGSAARMIVRTSGPAALTLLADLVRDPVPADGGSAFPSHLAFSGVFCPAWVYVFRSPASYSGEDLVEYHLPGNPVLVEMFVSHLRGRHDLQIRAAEPGEFTARAYFNGRMDLTQAEGVAAVVAAQSEQQEQAGRRLMAGELARRIREPADLILATLALVEVGIDFSDEDVTFLPIDDLLSRIDQCRNMLSSLLSDSARFKPLGYEPTLILVGRPNAGKSTLLNALAGYERAVASATAGTTRDALTARIALERGYVRVVDVAGLEEGLTVVGDDIKSQMTRRALDEIARADRVILVVPVDDAALPVDAGRVADLVVRTKCDTVPAVAADASQRLASPPGPIPTVAVSALTGQGMDALRRRLDEQAFGRDEAATLTLNARHEAAILAADQALVQVRDLVEAGGAVELVAAELWEVLAQTGRVLGQVTPDEILDEVFSRFCIGK